The following proteins are co-located in the Limanda limanda chromosome 5, fLimLim1.1, whole genome shotgun sequence genome:
- the got1l1 gene encoding putative aspartate aminotransferase, cytoplasmic 2, which yields MSRPSGGLEEKRVRQNGGDPGGHHCEPINTHSAAAAAAAEGPEPGPDSKLLSALKKDSQARRVDLTGREYYSEEGKTFQLRLVGKIKQQLNADPTLCPEYPSSLGLTEFTRRANEVVLGKESQAIMESRVLGVQTPGFTAAVRLGAELLRHCFDAGAAWCGPVYLSSPCDDSLAGIFQAAGIQDIRRYYYWDDKLRSICLEKLLQDLEGAPEQSVVVLSASAHYPTGADLSQDQWTVITQLIMRRRLFPFLLLPAQGLCYGDFKRDAWPVQLCASQGMELLCAQSFSHCFGLYGEAVGHLLCVLKQRSLLLSLQSQAVKLVRSLWAWPSVGGADVVATVLSNPAHLVEWQGEVKRMVERSKLIRDILREKLRLLGTPGCWDHLTQQGGLYCCTGLNDQQVEFLTKRRHVNLLPSGCLNVSAINGRNLKYISESIYLAMTTSP from the exons ATGAGTCGACCCAGCGGTGGCCTCGAGGAAAAACGGGTCAGGCAAAATGGAGGAGACCCGGGAGGTCATCACTGTGAACCGATCAATACTCACTCTgcagcggcagcggcggcggcggagggtCCGGAACCTGGTCCCGACTCAAAGCTACTGTCCGCCCTCAAGAAAGACTCTCAGGCCAGGAGAGTGGACCTGACAGGGAGAG AGTATTACAGTGAGGAGGGGAAGACCTTTCAACTACGTCTCgttgggaaaataaaacaacagttaaACGCTGATCCCACCCTTTGTCCAGAGTATCCATCTTCTCTTGGGCTAACTGAATTCACCAGGCGAGCCAATGAGGTCGTTTTGGGGAAGGAATCCCAGGCTATAATGGAGAGCCGG GTGTTGGGTGTCCAGACCCCTGGCTTTACTGCTGCTGTGCGCCTCGGGGCTGAACTCCTGAGGCACTGCTTCGATGCCGGTGCTGCTTGGTGCGGCCCGGTCTACCTCTCCTCCCCTTGCGATG ACTCATTGGCTGGCATCTTCCAGGCAGCGGGGATCCAGGATATCCGTCGGTATTATTACTGGGATGATAAGCTGCGCTCCATTTGTTTGGAGAAGCTTCTGCAGGATCTGGAGGGGGCTCCTGAGCAAAGTGTTGTTGTTCTGTCAGCGTCTGCCCATTACCCAACCGGAGCAGATCTCTCTCAGGATCAGTGGACTGTGATTACACAACTAATCATG AGGCGAAGGCTCTTCCCTTTCCTCCTGCTGCCTGCTCAGGGGCTCTGCTATGGAGATTTTAAGCGGGATGCCTGGCCTGTACAGCTCTGTGCATCCCAAGGCATGGAGCTCCTTTGTGCTCAGTCCTTCTCCCACTGCTTTGGCCTTTATG GTGAGGCTGTGGGTCACCTGCTGTGCGTGTTGAAGCAGAGAAGCCTCCTGTTATCGCTGCAGTCTCAAGCTGTCAAGTTAGTCAGGTCACTGTGGGCCTGGCCGTCTGTGGGAGGAGCAGATGTCGTTGCCACTGTGCTCAGTAACCCCGCACATCTTGTTGAATG GCAGGGAGAAGTTAAGCGCATGGTTGAGAGAAGTAAGCTGATCAGAGACATTTTGAGGGAGAAGCTGAGGCTTCTGGGAACTCCAGGCTGCTGGGACCACCTGACACAACAAGGTGGACTCTACTGTTGTACAGGCTTGAATG ATCAGCAGGTGGAATTTTTGACAAAGAGGAGACATGTGAACCTCCTTCCCAGTGGCTGTCTGAATGTGAGCGCAATCAACGGCCGTAACCTGAAGTATATATCAGAGTCCATCTATCTGGCCATGACCACTTCACCATGA